The Bacillus alveayuensis genome contains a region encoding:
- a CDS encoding 3-hydroxybutyryl-CoA dehydrogenase (product_source=KO:K00074; cath_funfam=1.10.1040.10,3.40.50.720; cog=COG1250; ko=KO:K00074; pfam=PF00725,PF02737; superfamily=48179,51735) has translation MIKKVGIVGLGTMGSGIAQVCVEAGYEVVAVEQKTEFFERGLKQIQKNWERSIEKGRMSEEKKKEAEELLTTTTDMNELADVDYIIEAVSENLELKKELFKELDQIINEETILASNTSGLSITEMASVMKNPSKIMGCHFFNPVPVMKLVELIRGYDTSEETYRVSKEFVESLGKETIDVKEAPLFAVNRILVPMINEAIYVLQEGIASAEDIDKGMKLGANHPIGPLALADLIGLDTLLFVQDSLYEETQDSKYRSAPLLRKLVRAGHLGRKTGKGFYSYK, from the coding sequence GTGATAAAAAAAGTTGGTATTGTTGGGTTAGGAACAATGGGTTCAGGGATTGCCCAAGTATGTGTCGAGGCGGGATATGAAGTAGTGGCAGTTGAACAAAAGACTGAATTTTTTGAACGTGGATTAAAGCAAATCCAAAAAAATTGGGAGCGTTCGATTGAGAAAGGGCGAATGAGTGAAGAGAAGAAGAAAGAAGCAGAAGAGCTTCTAACAACCACTACCGATATGAATGAGCTAGCAGACGTTGATTACATCATCGAAGCAGTTAGTGAAAACCTTGAGCTGAAAAAGGAGCTTTTTAAAGAGTTGGATCAGATCATAAACGAAGAAACGATTCTTGCCAGCAATACATCAGGGTTAAGCATTACGGAAATGGCCAGTGTGATGAAAAATCCTTCGAAAATTATGGGCTGTCATTTCTTTAATCCTGTACCCGTTATGAAGCTCGTTGAATTGATTCGAGGTTATGATACAAGCGAGGAAACATATCGTGTTTCAAAGGAATTTGTAGAATCACTTGGAAAAGAGACGATTGATGTGAAAGAAGCGCCTCTATTTGCGGTCAATCGAATATTAGTGCCAATGATCAACGAAGCGATTTACGTTTTACAAGAAGGAATAGCAAGTGCAGAAGATATTGATAAAGGAATGAAACTTGGTGCGAATCATCCAATTGGTCCACTTGCCCTTGCAGATTTAATTGGCCTTGATACATTGTTGTTCGTTCAAGATTCGCTATATGAAGAAACGCAAGATTCGAAATATCGTTCTGCTCCATTGCTTCGTAAGCTTGTACGGGCTGGGCATCTTGGCAGAAAAACAGGCAAAGGGTTTTATTCTTACAAATAA
- a CDS encoding enoyl-CoA hydratase/carnithine racemase (product_source=COG1024; cath_funfam=1.10.12.10,3.90.226.10; cog=COG1024; pfam=PF00378; superfamily=52096), with translation MSKVNFSVENQIGFIEINNPPVNALDQELLNELSVLLDNISNEIDVLIISGAGEKAFVAGADIGEFPQLSKETGEQLSLNGQRVFNKLEAMPQPVIAAIDGFALGGGLELALACDFRIATTRSQLGLPEVKLGIIPGYGGTQRLARLIGPGKAKQFIFSGEFISAEQAAQIGLVEEVTNESAIDEAKRWAKKIQSRGLLAVSAAKRAIHEGLQTTLQEGLALEANLFGEICETKDKNEGVTAFLEKREPKFMKI, from the coding sequence ATGTCAAAAGTAAACTTTTCGGTCGAGAATCAAATTGGGTTTATTGAAATTAATAACCCTCCTGTAAATGCACTTGACCAGGAATTATTAAATGAGCTGTCAGTACTTCTTGACAACATTTCAAACGAGATTGATGTTCTGATTATTTCTGGCGCTGGAGAGAAGGCGTTTGTAGCAGGTGCTGATATTGGTGAATTTCCGCAGTTATCGAAGGAAACAGGCGAACAATTAAGTTTAAATGGGCAACGTGTCTTTAATAAATTGGAGGCAATGCCGCAGCCAGTCATTGCTGCAATTGATGGTTTTGCCCTTGGGGGAGGTTTAGAGCTCGCGTTAGCTTGTGATTTTCGGATTGCGACCACGAGATCCCAGCTTGGCTTACCGGAAGTGAAGCTCGGTATTATCCCGGGTTATGGTGGGACTCAGCGTCTTGCTCGCTTGATTGGTCCCGGTAAGGCAAAACAGTTCATTTTTTCAGGCGAATTTATTTCAGCTGAACAAGCAGCGCAAATTGGATTAGTAGAAGAAGTAACAAATGAATCTGCCATTGATGAAGCAAAGCGGTGGGCGAAAAAAATTCAAAGCAGAGGGCTATTAGCTGTTTCAGCGGCAAAAAGAGCGATTCATGAAGGGCTTCAAACAACCTTACAGGAAGGGTTAGCTCTTGAAGCTAATCTGTTCGGTGAAATATGCGAAACAAAAGATAAAAATGAAGGTGTCACAGCTTTCTTAGAAAAAAGAGAGCCTAAATTTATGAAAATATAG
- a CDS encoding adenylate kinase family enzyme/uncharacterized alkaline shock family protein YloU (product_source=COG0563/COG1302; cath_funfam=3.40.50.300; cog=COG0563,COG1302; smart=SM00382; superfamily=46785,52540), protein MEIYVLTGPSGTGKSTSALSVAYQYNIPAMIDDGLLIYNGKRVAGTSAKFEKNTMKAVKRAIFHDDKHAKEVKDAIKNLNINKILLIGTSVNMVKKIAKKLELGEIDHYLTVEDVRTSSEISIALYTRRTEGKHVIPIPYVQVDQSFFKKIISKGKSFFSPQKEKIGETTIVQPNFQKGSIHISEGVLQKIIKLICKEIEIIDHVHSIDVKLTGEPYLIIEVTAKQIPNENIMNVHQKAQQKIFTDFNQYMNVELSSIHIKVKKLQMNESVNKEFKRSIASK, encoded by the coding sequence ATGGAGATTTATGTTTTAACAGGACCAAGTGGTACTGGGAAAAGCACAAGCGCCCTATCTGTCGCTTATCAATATAACATTCCTGCAATGATAGACGATGGATTGCTCATTTATAACGGGAAACGAGTGGCAGGGACATCCGCCAAGTTTGAAAAAAATACGATGAAAGCGGTCAAGCGTGCTATTTTTCATGATGATAAGCATGCAAAAGAAGTAAAAGACGCCATTAAAAATTTAAATATCAACAAAATTTTATTAATTGGTACATCTGTCAACATGGTAAAGAAAATTGCAAAAAAGCTTGAGCTAGGAGAAATCGATCATTATTTAACGGTTGAGGATGTTCGCACATCCAGTGAAATTAGTATAGCCTTATACACTAGAAGAACAGAAGGAAAGCATGTAATCCCGATTCCTTATGTTCAAGTCGATCAAAGCTTTTTTAAAAAAATCATTTCCAAAGGGAAAAGCTTCTTTTCTCCACAAAAAGAAAAAATCGGCGAAACAACAATCGTTCAACCGAATTTCCAAAAAGGGTCCATCCATATTTCCGAGGGTGTCCTTCAAAAAATCATCAAGCTGATTTGCAAAGAAATTGAAATCATTGACCATGTTCATTCCATCGATGTTAAGCTTACTGGAGAACCTTACTTAATCATTGAAGTAACAGCCAAGCAAATTCCAAACGAAAATATAATGAATGTACATCAAAAAGCCCAACAAAAAATCTTTACAGATTTCAATCAGTACATGAACGTTGAATTAAGCTCTATTCATATAAAAGTAAAAAAACTACAGATGAACGAATCAGTGAATAAAGAATTTAAACGCTCTATAGCATCCAAATAA